The Pedobacter frigiditerrae genomic sequence GTCCAATCCATTCCGTTGTTTTTTTGGTCAAAACCACTAAAGTGATAATCAATAAAATGATGATTCGGATAAACTGTTTTTAGGTTATTTAGCGAATTCCCTTGTTTCATGATTTGGTCAAAACCTATTGCTTCAGCGTTAAGGTAATCGGCATTATAACCAAATTTTTTAAGATAGTTTGGAACTGAAAGCTTAATAGGATCACCCGTTCCATCATAACTTCCCCAAGTTAAAATCCATTTTTTGTTAATGGATTCCAGAAAATCATCAGGTGTTAATTTTTTACTTTTGGCAGTATCTATAAATCCATAAGGAGAAAAAAGAACACCGTCACTTGAAAAATACTTAACTAATTCGGGATAATTTTTTTCTTTTAGGAAGATCAGAATTTGTCTACCTGTGGCCTTAATCGAATCTTGTAGACTTAAGCCATCTTCATCTTTCGACATTTCTACTTTAGAAGAGGTATCAACGGTTGATGGAGGTGTTTCTTTCTTGCTTTCTTTTGGGTTGTTACAGCCCCAGAAAACAAATAACAATAAGCTAAAGGGAATTAAGCGTTTCATAACAATAGAACGTTTAAAACGCGTCAATGTTTATAAACTAAGCATTTAAATAAAGGTCAAGCAATCCTTCTGGTAAATCTACCAACAAAGTTTTCTCCTCTTCATCAATTTCAATAATCATATCCTCATTTAAAGGGAACAAAATTTCTTTCTCTTTATAAAGTAGAGTAGCTACAAATTGTTGCGGATATTCGTGAACTTCCAAAATCTCTCCCAATTCGCCTTGAGTTTCATCAGTTACTGTAAACCCTTTTAAATCTTCATAACCAAAATCATCTTCATCACGCTCTGGCATTTTGCTCAACGGCATATAGATTTTCTTTTTAACCAATGCTTGCGCTTTGTCTATATGGTCTAGGTCCTCAAAATAAAAAAGACCTGTATTATTTGGATACAGTTTATGAGACTCCACAAAAAACGGAACCATCTTGCCGTTCATGTCAGCAAAAACAACATCTAAATCTAAATCTTCATAAGCATCAAATTCAAAATACAATTGCACCTCGCCTTTTAGGCCTTTGGTTTTAGTAATGTAACCGATATAAAACGCTTCTTCTTTTTGCATGGTAAAAGTCCCCATCAGGGGATTTAGGGGTTAAATAAAAATAGCGTCCCGAAAATTCGGAACGCTATCACAAGTTAAAACAAATCTATGATTATGCTTCTTCTTTTTTCTCTTCTTCAGTCGAAGCCTCAGCAGCAGGAGTTTCTTCAGCAACCGGAGCCTCTTCAGCTACAGCAGCAGTTTCTTCAACAGCTGGAGTTTCTGCTACCACTTCTTCAGTTGCAGCTTCAGCAGCAGGAGCTTCTTCAGCAACTACTTCTTCTTCAACAACCTCTTCAGCTACAGGCGCATTTTTCAACGCAATTGCAGCAGCACGGTCAGCATTTTTCTTAGCTTCAGCAGCTAAAGCAGCTTTTTTAGCTTCACCTTTAGTAGAACTTAAGCTTTCTTTTTTACCTTCGATTTGGCCACCTTTAGCTTCTAACCATTGAGCAAATTTAGCATCTGCTTGTTCTTCTGTTAAAGCGCCTTTTTTAACTCCACCTTGTAAGTGTTTTTTGTACAAAACACCTTTGTAAGAAAGAATAGCACGAGCCGTATCAGTTGGTTGTGCACCTTTGTTTACCCAGTCTAAAGTTTTGTCGAAGTTAATTTCGATAGTTGCAGGATTGGTGTTTGGGTTATAAGAACCTAAACGCTCAATAAATTTACCATCTCTTGGAGAGCGAGAATCCGCTACTACCACGTGGAAAAAAGGTTTCCCTTTTTTACCGAATCTTTGCAATCTGATTTTAGTTGCCATTTTTCTTTTAAGTTTATGTATTCAACATAGTTCCCGGAGCTTCGTGCTTGCGGGGATGCAAAAGTAAGTAAAATACTAATAACTAGCAAACTGCATTATTTTATATTCAAATAACATTACTACAATAGCAAATTTGGATATTTACATTTATGAAGATAGCCATAGATATGGACGAAGTCCTTGCCGACCCCATTAAAAAATTTATTCAACTTTATAACCGTGATTACGGCATTCCATTAGATTTAAAAATAGATGCTGGTAATGAGATTTATCAGCATATTCCAGAATACATTAACAATAAATGGTTCGATTACATTAATGAAAAAGGATTTTTTAGAGATTTAGAGTTAATTGAAGGAAGTGTTGAAGCAGTAAAAAAACTACAAGAAAAACACGAGGTATATATCGTGTCCGCAGCAATGGAGTTTCCAAATTCATTAGAAGACAAATACCATTGGTTAGCAGAACATTTCCCTTTTATAGGATGGAGAAACATCATATTCTGTGGCGAGAAGATTGTGAATACCGATGTAATGATAGACGATAGAGCCAAAAATTTTATCGATTTTAAGGGCAGAACATTGTTGTTTACATCGCCTCATAATCTTCTACTAACGGAATATGAACGTGTAGATAATTGGCAACAAGTTTTAGATAAGTTGATGTAGGTGTGGCCTACGTCATGCTCAGCTCGACTGGGCATCGTAATGCGATAATAAATGGGAAGTGAAAGCATCTACAATTAGCTTCTTCAGTCGGGCTTTTTGCTGCAATCTTTTTTGCCCTTCGACTACGCTCAGGATGACAAAAAAGGATATCGCTTCTCCCGATAGCTATCGGGACCCGCTTAGCTAACAAAAACCCGTGCTACTATTTAAGTTTTCCCGACTAGAGACTTAGAATATCCGTAACCTATCCTTCCCCTAAAATTTAAATTCCCCTATCAAATGTCCTTTGTTTTTGTTTCCTTCTTCTAGCGGAAGAATGATTATTTTTCTTTCTTGCCTACCTGTTGCATATCTAGTATAAATTTCAGCAGTAACAGTTGTTGGTCCGCCGATGCTTACTTGTCTATCTCCATAATAATCAACTTCAATTTTATAACTTCCTTTAATTGCTTTCTTCAACATAAACTGCTCAGGACCATAACCATCTGTAAAATCATTACTTATTCTACCGCCGATAGCTGTACTTTGGTTACTGTAATAACATTTTTCACCTTTGGGGTCAGTTAACCACAAATCTATATCGGTATCATTTTTATTCCAGTTTAGCACCACTCGAATGTCAACTGGTAAAGGTTGTATCAATCTTTTATCAACTCCTTTTGTATTAAGCAAGCTGCTATATTTTGCAATCAAATTATTTATTTCTGCAATGATAATTTCTTCAATGCCATCGTCTCTATCAGATGTTTGAGTATTGTAACTTTGAGTAAGCACCTTATATAAATTATCCAACGCTTGTTGGTAAGCGCCATTGTCGGCCAAAGCCAAAGCATAATCGCGATAACTTTGCGCATCCATTGGTCTCCATTGCAATATTTTTTCAGTTACAAATAGCTCTGCTTTATATGCTTTAGTTTGCTTCAACTTGTAAGCAAGTACCTTAAATAAGTCTGCATTTTCTAAATCTAAATCAGCAATATTACTTAAAATGGTTAGTGCTCTTGTGCTATCTGCTTGTTGATAAAACCAATTGGCTACATCAAAATAAAATGTTGGTGTACTTAAATATTGAGGTCGAATAGTTAGGTATTTTTCATAGGCCTCTTTTGGGGTTCCTGTTAGAGATTTCATATAATCTTTATCGCTTTTAAACTCTGGTACAATAATTACAGCTTTCTCTACCATTTTTGCTTCTGAATAACTTGTTGAAGAAGATGTGTTTACTGAAACTCCCGCAACTCTTCCTTGTAAGGCAGAACTAATTGGCACAGGACTAGAATAGCCATATAGAACAGCACTACCAACTTTATCATCTGCCGTTTTACTTGCTTGAGACTCCGCTTCTCTCCTTCTTAACACTACTTCTTGAGCCTGTTGGTTTGCCATTCTATTCGCATTTCCCTGATTTTGAACCACGACTACCTCATTATACGCTGTAGCGCTATCTCCAACAGGAACTGGTCTTGGAAATTTTTGTTGGTCATTTTTTGCAGGGCGATTGGAAAACTCTGTATTCCACCAAGTTTTTAATGTTTTGCTCATCTCAATGGCATCTTTCATTAAATCGGTTTTTCGTTCCAACATATCCGCTCTGCGTTGTTTTAAAACTGCATCGTATTGCGCTCTTAATTCTGCCGGCGGAACAATATCATACCTTAAATAATCATCAACACTTTCTAATACAATTAAACTGGTATTTCTAGTTACAATACCGAATTGTTTACTCAATTGACTAATCTGAACTTTGTTAATTTCATACTGAATATCCATTTCAGCAATTTTCTTTTGAGCCCAAATTCTACTCACATCAATGGAGCTTAAAGCCTGTGCATTAGGGTTAAGACGAACTGTTTGCTCACTCACCACCGTATTTCCATAGCCAAATTGTAAAACAATGCTTGTGCTATATTGACTTAAAATACCAGCAACGGCCAGATGTCCTGTTACGTTAACATGCATAGAAGGGTAAGTTTGACGAACTTCTCCGCTGTTTTTGATTCCTAAATATTGAAGCTGTTCCTCGCTCAGTTGTTTAAAAGCAACCTCGACTTTGGTGTTATTTAGGTTTATAAACTCGCCTCCAGATTTTAAACTGATGTATTTTAAAGTACTATAATCAGCTTTGTTAGATGAATTAACGGTATGGATAGGTTTGGTCAGAAGAACGGTGTTTTTGCCAAACGTCGAAAGTCCATCAGTAAAAAAAATATATTCGTTCCCTATTAAAGCTCGTTGATTAATGGAACTAAAGTTTGTTCCGCCATCATATATTATGTTTTCTAATCTTTTCTTTAAAGAAGTCCAATCGCCGTTGGTAATTATAAACGAACCTCCATTTTTAAAGGTGTTATTTAGCAATCCTAAATTGATGGTAAGATTTTGCTTTTGTTTGATAAGCAAATCCAATAATTCTAATTCTTTTTTCAAATCTCTTTGCAAGCCACTTAGCGAACAATCCCAAATTATGCCTATTTGATTACTCAATACACGAGGTCTGCTTTGCTCTTGTGGAAAAACATTGACCAAGAAATAATAGCCGCTGCTTGCTTTTTGCATTTGCACTTCAGGCATATCGGCACGTTTGGGCAAATTAATTGTTATTGCTTTTTGAGGCTGATAATTTGTTCTTTTCATCTCTGCCAAATAGGTATTTCCAGTATTTTTGAAACTAAAACTTCCATCTGGTTGCTCGGCTAATTCTGGCTGAACAAGGCTTTCGAATACCGTTGTTTTGAGTGTAAAATCAGCGATTATTTGATTATAATCTAATGGCAAATGATATTGCAAAACATTGTTTTTCTGGAATTTCAATTCTTCTTCATAACCTACAATTATGGTTCTTTTGCCCTTTGCTGGCATTGGATAAATTCTTGTCCTAAAGTTGTTTCCCTCTACTTTTTCTAACAAACCTGGGTCTACCCTTCTACGTTCAATGCTTTCGAAAACCTCTGTTGCTTTTGCTTTTTCAACAGGAACAGCTTCTCTCATTTTCCCATTAATATCTAATGCATAACGGCTAATGGTTACGCCTTCAGGCATTGGAAAAGTTAGTTCTCCTTCTAAAACTTTATCGCTGTTATTGTAAAACGTCATCGTCATCAACGTTTTGGCAATGTTTCCAGTTATTTGAACATCAATATTTAATTTTTGCAGCTTAACTGCTTCTTGTTGAGCATTGGTTGTTTTTACTTTAAGTACAGGCATTTGTGCATTGCCCACAAGTGAAAATATTAGAAGTATAAAAAGGCAGGATAGAGAAAGTTTCATAGCTGTAAGTTTTACTATTGATGCGAAACCTACAGCTATTTCACAAATGTTAGTTAAACTTTTTATAAAATACCTAGAAATGGGTAGCTGATAGGTAATAAAAAAGCCGCAGAAAACAGTTTAAATCTGCTCTTCTGCGGCTGCATTCTTTTATATTTCTCTTACATAGAAAGTATTTCTACCAACCTTAACCAAGCTGGTGTAATTTTTTCTGCATCAATGTGTTTTGTGGTTTGTGAAAATGGTGTAAAAACAACTTCCTTGTTTATTTGACCAACCATTACATCGGTTTTCCCCTCTAACAATCCTTCTACAGCTGCTACGCCTAAACGACTAGACAATACCCTATCCATACAGGTTGGTTTTCCACCACGTTGTATATGACCCAATACAGAAATTCGGATATCATACTTAGGAAATTTCTCTTTTAGTGCTTCGCCAACAACATAAGCACCACCACCTTCATCTCCCTCTGCTACAATGATGATTTTTGATGCTTTATCTTTACGCCCTGTTTCTATTCTATGAAATAATTGAGGCAAGCCAACCTTTGCCTCTGGAATTAAGATGGCTTCGGCACCAACTCCTATGCCGCTTCTTAAAGCGATTAATCCCGAATCTCTACCCATCACTTCTACAATAAATAGTCTGTCATGAGATTCTGCTGTGTCTCTAATCTTATCAACAGCATTAACCACATTGTTAATTGCGGTATCGTATCCTATAGCGAAATCGGTTCCCAATAAATCGTTATCTATTGTACCAGGTAAACCAACAATAGGAAAATCATATTCTTGAGAGAAAATATCCGCTCCTCTAAACGTTCCGTCTCCACCAATTACCACAAGGGCATCAATTTCACTATCTTTTAAATTTTTATAGGCTTGAGCCCTACCTTCTTTGGTACGAAAAGCATTGCATCTATATGTTTTTAGAATTGTACCACCACGTTGAATAATGTTGGCTACAGATTTTCCGTCCATAGGGATAAAATCTCCCTGGATTAATCCTTCATAACCCCTTAAAATACCTGTAACTTTTAAATTGTGGTATAAACTTGCTCTTACTACTGCTCTAATTGCTGCGTTCATTCCTGGAGCATCGCCACCAGAAGTTAAAACGCCTATATTTTTTATTGTACTCATTTATTTTTTTGTTTTGCAAACTCGGCCAAACCTTGGTCTAAGTAAGCCAAATATTTATCAATATCAAATTCTACCCCTATTGGAGGCGAAACTAATTCTTTTTCATCAGTTCCAACCAATACATAATATGGCTGAGATATGGTGTTATACTTTGTTGCTTGCAAATGTTGAAATTTAAGCCCAACAGAGTTGACTCTTGTTTTCAATATTTTAGAATCAAATTGTTCTGCTTCTGGCAGTTCTGTTTTGTCATCCGTATAAAGAGAAACTACGATGTAATCATCCTTTAACCTTTTCAACACTCTTTTATCAGACCAAACCCTTGCTTCCATTTCTCTACAATTTACACAACCGTGGCCTGTAAAATCTAAAAATAGTGGCTTATTTACCGTTTTTGCATAAGCCAAGGCTTCATCGTAATCAAAAAAACCATCAATATTATGCGGAATATGTAGGAATTCACTATATTTTCTCTTTTTAACTCCTCCCGTATCAGCTTTATCGGAGGATGATGTCCCTGAGCCTTCGCCTATTACAAAATCTTGAGTTGAAAGAGGTGGAACTAATGCGCTAACCGCTTTCAGAGGTGCGCCGAATAATCCAAGCATTAAGTAAAGTGCGAAAACGAAAGAAACACAAGCTAGAAAGAATCTAGGAATTGATACGTAAGGTAAATCACTATCGTGAGAAAATTTAATTTTACCCAATAAATAGATGCCCAACATAATGGCAAGAACAATCCAAATACCTAAAAATATTTCTCTATCTAATATTCCCCAATGATAAGAAAGGTCTGCGGTTGATAGGAACTTCATGGCAAAGCCGATTTCTAAGAATCCCAAAACAACCTTAACTGAATTCAACCATCCACCAGATTTTGGAAGTGAGGTTAGCCAACTTGGGAAGATGGCAAACATTGTAAACAATAATGCAAGGGATAATGAAAAGCCAAACATTGCAACAATGGGCGTAAGCACATCTTTATCAATGGATACTAAAAGGCCACCTATTAAAGGACCAGTACAAGAGAAGGAAACTACTGTTAAGGTAGCAGCCATAAAAAATATTCCTGTTAATCCTTTTGAATCAGATTTCGCGTCTAACTTATTAACGAAAGAACTTGGAAGAACAATTTCGAATGCTCCAAGAAATGAAATGCCAAAAATCGCAAGAATAAGGAAAATCACAACATTAAAAAACCCATTTGTAGAAAGTTGATTTAATGCGCTACCTCCCCAAATTAAGGTAATAATCGTACCAATACTAACATATATAAAAATGATAGAAAGCCCGTATAAAATTGCTCCTTGAATTCCTTTTCCTTTGGTCTCTGCCCTCTTTGTAAAAAAGCTAACTGTTAATGGCACCATAGGATATATACATGGCAAAATAAAAGCTGCAAGACCCCCTAATAAACCAAGACCAAAGGTTATCCAAAGCGAAGCAGGTTTTTGAGCATTGTTTGCCGCTGCTGTTACAGCATCTTTTTTAACCGTATCAACAGGAGTTGCAGGCGCTACTTTGCTATTGGCTACACTATCTTCTGCAGAGCCAACGGTTGTAAATCCATCATCTTCTACTTTTGTAGTTGTGTCTGCTTGTAATTTAATTGCGTAACTTGAGGCGGGTTGTAAAACCAAAAAAACACCGATAAGCAATATCAGTAATCCTATTTTTTTCATGCTTGTTTTGTAAAGGGGGTGAAATTAATAAATCTTTTTATTAATGACGGTTAATGTATGCTTTGGGGTTATTTACATTGCATTAGTATTACATTATTATTTCACCGGAATACTAAAAGAAACTTCCTCTGAAGGCAAACATTGTTTATCATTACAAGCCATAAATTCTACTTTACCCTTAACTATTGTTGATGTTTTATTAAGCTTTATTCTTTGAGTAAAGACGACTTCATTTTCAAAATACGTTAAATTAAGCTTTAAGATTTTGTCATACCTAGAAACAGGCTTTGGTTCCATGGTTTTTCCTGTCAATGTATAATCTTTTGATGGAGAAAAGTTAAAACCTGTTTTAGCATGGATACCTTTTACAGCTAAGGAATAAATATGCCATCGGTTTTGCATTCTAGCTTTTAAATATAACGTTGCTTCGTTTTTATTTGTCTTTTTAGCCAAGTACGACCAAGATACTGGCTTTTCTAATTGTGCATTAACTCCTGAGAATGTAAATATCAATACCGCGAATAGAATTATTCTCTTCATATTTTTAAATAAAAAAAGTCCCGATAAATCGAGACTTCTATAAATTTTATTCGTTTTATTTAACAGGTATACTGAACGTAACTTCGCTTGGCGGCAAACATTGTTTATCGTTACAAACCATAAACTCCACTTGTCCTTTTACTACTGTTGTTCCTTTATTCAACTTTATCTTTTGTTGAAAAACTACCTCATTCTCAAAATACAAAACATCCATTTTAAAACTTTTTTCAAATTTTGTAATTGGTTTTGGTTCTGTTGTTTTGCCTACCAGTGTGAAGTCTTTTGATTTAGTAAAGGTAAATACCGTTTTATTTGGTCCACCTGGTTTTAAATTTTGAGAATAAATATGCCAATCATCTTCTATGGTAGCTTTTAGATAGACTATTGCTTCCGTTTTACTAACTTTTGTTGCTTTATATGCCCAAGTCACAGGGCTTTCCAATTGGGCAAAAGCTCCAACTGCACTAAAAAACATTAACGTTAAAATTAAAATTGCTCTCTTCATTTATTTATTGATTTAAAAATTCTATTTCTTTAAAATTAAAT encodes the following:
- the rimM gene encoding ribosome maturation factor RimM (Essential for efficient processing of 16S rRNA) → MQKEEAFYIGYITKTKGLKGEVQLYFEFDAYEDLDLDVVFADMNGKMVPFFVESHKLYPNNTGLFYFEDLDHIDKAQALVKKKIYMPLSKMPERDEDDFGYEDLKGFTVTDETQGELGEILEVHEYPQQFVATLLYKEKEILFPLNEDMIIEIDEEEKTLLVDLPEGLLDLYLNA
- a CDS encoding protein-disulfide reductase DsbD family protein, whose protein sequence is MKKIGLLILLIGVFLVLQPASSYAIKLQADTTTKVEDDGFTTVGSAEDSVANSKVAPATPVDTVKKDAVTAAANNAQKPASLWITFGLGLLGGLAAFILPCIYPMVPLTVSFFTKRAETKGKGIQGAILYGLSIIFIYVSIGTIITLIWGGSALNQLSTNGFFNVVIFLILAIFGISFLGAFEIVLPSSFVNKLDAKSDSKGLTGIFFMAATLTVVSFSCTGPLIGGLLVSIDKDVLTPIVAMFGFSLSLALLFTMFAIFPSWLTSLPKSGGWLNSVKVVLGFLEIGFAMKFLSTADLSYHWGILDREIFLGIWIVLAIMLGIYLLGKIKFSHDSDLPYVSIPRFFLACVSFVFALYLMLGLFGAPLKAVSALVPPLSTQDFVIGEGSGTSSSDKADTGGVKKRKYSEFLHIPHNIDGFFDYDEALAYAKTVNKPLFLDFTGHGCVNCREMEARVWSDKRVLKRLKDDYIVVSLYTDDKTELPEAEQFDSKILKTRVNSVGLKFQHLQATKYNTISQPYYVLVGTDEKELVSPPIGVEFDIDKYLAYLDQGLAEFAKQKNK
- a CDS encoding VIT domain-containing protein, whose product is MKLSLSCLFILLIFSLVGNAQMPVLKVKTTNAQQEAVKLQKLNIDVQITGNIAKTLMTMTFYNNSDKVLEGELTFPMPEGVTISRYALDINGKMREAVPVEKAKATEVFESIERRRVDPGLLEKVEGNNFRTRIYPMPAKGKRTIIVGYEEELKFQKNNVLQYHLPLDYNQIIADFTLKTTVFESLVQPELAEQPDGSFSFKNTGNTYLAEMKRTNYQPQKAITINLPKRADMPEVQMQKASSGYYFLVNVFPQEQSRPRVLSNQIGIIWDCSLSGLQRDLKKELELLDLLIKQKQNLTINLGLLNNTFKNGGSFIITNGDWTSLKKRLENIIYDGGTNFSSINQRALIGNEYIFFTDGLSTFGKNTVLLTKPIHTVNSSNKADYSTLKYISLKSGGEFINLNNTKVEVAFKQLSEEQLQYLGIKNSGEVRQTYPSMHVNVTGHLAVAGILSQYSTSIVLQFGYGNTVVSEQTVRLNPNAQALSSIDVSRIWAQKKIAEMDIQYEINKVQISQLSKQFGIVTRNTSLIVLESVDDYLRYDIVPPAELRAQYDAVLKQRRADMLERKTDLMKDAIEMSKTLKTWWNTEFSNRPAKNDQQKFPRPVPVGDSATAYNEVVVVQNQGNANRMANQQAQEVVLRRREAESQASKTADDKVGSAVLYGYSSPVPISSALQGRVAGVSVNTSSSTSYSEAKMVEKAVIIVPEFKSDKDYMKSLTGTPKEAYEKYLTIRPQYLSTPTFYFDVANWFYQQADSTRALTILSNIADLDLENADLFKVLAYKLKQTKAYKAELFVTEKILQWRPMDAQSYRDYALALADNGAYQQALDNLYKVLTQSYNTQTSDRDDGIEEIIIAEINNLIAKYSSLLNTKGVDKRLIQPLPVDIRVVLNWNKNDTDIDLWLTDPKGEKCYYSNQSTAIGGRISNDFTDGYGPEQFMLKKAIKGSYKIEVDYYGDRQVSIGGPTTVTAEIYTRYATGRQERKIIILPLEEGNKNKGHLIGEFKF
- a CDS encoding protein-disulfide reductase DsbD domain-containing protein, with the translated sequence MKRIILFAVLIFTFSGVNAQLEKPVSWSYLAKKTNKNEATLYLKARMQNRWHIYSLAVKGIHAKTGFNFSPSKDYTLTGKTMEPKPVSRYDKILKLNLTYFENEVVFTQRIKLNKTSTIVKGKVEFMACNDKQCLPSEEVSFSIPVK
- a CDS encoding protein-disulfide reductase DsbD N-terminal domain-containing protein, with the translated sequence MKRAILILTLMFFSAVGAFAQLESPVTWAYKATKVSKTEAIVYLKATIEDDWHIYSQNLKPGGPNKTVFTFTKSKDFTLVGKTTEPKPITKFEKSFKMDVLYFENEVVFQQKIKLNKGTTVVKGQVEFMVCNDKQCLPPSEVTFSIPVK
- the pfkA gene encoding 6-phosphofructokinase, producing MSTIKNIGVLTSGGDAPGMNAAIRAVVRASLYHNLKVTGILRGYEGLIQGDFIPMDGKSVANIIQRGGTILKTYRCNAFRTKEGRAQAYKNLKDSEIDALVVIGGDGTFRGADIFSQEYDFPIVGLPGTIDNDLLGTDFAIGYDTAINNVVNAVDKIRDTAESHDRLFIVEVMGRDSGLIALRSGIGVGAEAILIPEAKVGLPQLFHRIETGRKDKASKIIIVAEGDEGGGAYVVGEALKEKFPKYDIRISVLGHIQRGGKPTCMDRVLSSRLGVAAVEGLLEGKTDVMVGQINKEVVFTPFSQTTKHIDAEKITPAWLRLVEILSM
- a CDS encoding 5' nucleotidase, NT5C type, encoding MKIAIDMDEVLADPIKKFIQLYNRDYGIPLDLKIDAGNEIYQHIPEYINNKWFDYINEKGFFRDLELIEGSVEAVKKLQEKHEVYIVSAAMEFPNSLEDKYHWLAEHFPFIGWRNIIFCGEKIVNTDVMIDDRAKNFIDFKGRTLLFTSPHNLLLTEYERVDNWQQVLDKLM